A genomic region of Candidatus Neomarinimicrobiota bacterium contains the following coding sequences:
- the lpxK gene encoding tetraacyldisaccharide 4'-kinase — MPRLSTKLRYLLLPLALFYWGTIFWRNLFYSIGFFVTRRLPVPVISVGNLSVGGTGKTSMVIYLAEKLQLQGVAPVIVSRGYRRKTSGTGLVSDGKKVMLSWQEAGDEPYFMANVLSGVPIVVDEVRYRGAVFAIERFNPDVIVLDDAFQHRSLDRDIDIVLLNSNDPLETYKLLPYGKLREPWNHLRRADLIFWTKANLKPPHPTLHSKVLQTKVPTFACRVEPDPFLRSANGQTVPLDALKGKKTVAFCGIGDPDSFRHLLQRAGAQIVHFKAFADHHVYTRRDLENLTDTGEKEGVDLLVTTEKDIFKVVKWVARDVRLYALQISFVPSPEGEKALLTHIEQELRLQGRGRGGATGPKP, encoded by the coding sequence ATGCCGCGGTTATCGACAAAACTTAGATACCTTCTGCTTCCCTTGGCGCTATTCTACTGGGGGACGATTTTCTGGCGAAATCTTTTCTACAGCATCGGCTTCTTTGTTACCCGGCGCCTCCCCGTTCCTGTGATCAGTGTGGGAAATCTTTCAGTAGGTGGAACGGGGAAGACCTCGATGGTCATTTATCTCGCAGAAAAACTGCAGCTGCAAGGAGTGGCACCGGTGATTGTCAGCCGGGGCTATCGACGGAAAACGTCGGGAACAGGACTCGTATCTGATGGGAAAAAGGTCATGTTATCCTGGCAGGAAGCAGGGGATGAGCCCTACTTCATGGCAAATGTCCTTTCCGGGGTTCCCATAGTGGTGGATGAAGTCCGTTACCGGGGCGCCGTGTTTGCTATAGAACGGTTCAACCCGGACGTCATTGTCCTTGACGACGCGTTTCAGCATCGTTCCCTGGACCGGGACATCGACATTGTTCTTCTGAACAGCAACGATCCTCTCGAGACCTACAAACTCCTTCCCTATGGGAAACTCCGCGAGCCCTGGAATCACCTCCGCCGTGCCGATCTCATTTTCTGGACCAAAGCAAACCTGAAGCCGCCTCACCCCACCCTCCACAGCAAGGTCCTTCAGACTAAAGTTCCCACGTTTGCCTGCCGGGTTGAGCCGGACCCTTTTCTTCGGAGTGCAAACGGTCAGACAGTTCCCCTGGACGCGTTGAAGGGGAAAAAGACGGTCGCATTTTGTGGAATAGGAGATCCCGATTCGTTCCGGCACCTGTTACAACGAGCGGGAGCTCAGATTGTCCATTTCAAAGCGTTCGCGGATCATCACGTTTATACGAGACGGGACCTGGAAAACTTGACGGACACGGGAGAAAAGGAGGGCGTTGACCTGCTCGTCACAACAGAAAAGGACATCTTCAAGGTGGTCAAATGGGTGGCACGAGACGTCCGGCTTTATGCGTTACAGATAAGTTTCGTCCCGTCGCCAGAGGGGGAGAAAGCACTTCTGACTCATATAGAGCAGGAACTCCGGCTTCAAGGAAGAGGGAGAGGAGGGGCGACCGGACCCAAACCCTAA
- a CDS encoding lysophospholipid acyltransferase family protein, with protein MKPERLKRLLFHVGVTLGTPTIHLLFSLNKHLVLNGAILTDALAAGRSVLLCCWHGRLLFPFYFLRGRGGRAMAGLHADAEVISRIGDRMGWKMIRGSTTEGGRGAYQELIDTLSKGGSLAAITPDGPKGPQHRVKPGAVRAAMLTGAVVIPVSGQASRRWEIRNWDTFIVPKPWGKTCMVFGKPIEMNRKSSFRANSHRLEKELNRIQEAVDAAVIDKT; from the coding sequence ATGAAACCGGAGAGGCTGAAACGACTGCTGTTTCACGTTGGTGTAACTCTGGGAACGCCCACGATACATCTTCTGTTTTCCCTGAACAAACATCTCGTTTTGAACGGAGCGATCTTGACGGACGCCCTGGCGGCCGGCCGGTCAGTGCTGCTTTGTTGCTGGCACGGGAGATTACTGTTTCCTTTCTATTTCTTACGGGGCCGTGGTGGGCGGGCGATGGCGGGGCTGCACGCAGACGCTGAAGTCATTTCCAGGATCGGAGACAGGATGGGATGGAAAATGATTCGCGGATCGACTACCGAGGGGGGACGGGGAGCTTATCAGGAATTGATTGACACATTGTCGAAAGGTGGAAGTCTGGCTGCAATAACACCGGACGGGCCGAAAGGCCCGCAACACCGGGTAAAACCGGGCGCGGTGAGGGCGGCAATGTTGACTGGAGCCGTTGTTATTCCCGTATCAGGGCAGGCGAGTCGAAGGTGGGAAATCAGGAACTGGGACACGTTTATCGTACCCAAGCCGTGGGGCAAGACATGCATGGTGTTTGGTAAGCCCATCGAGATGAATCGGAAGAGCAGCTTTCGCGCCAACAGCCATCGGCTGGAGAAGGAACTCAATCGTATTCAAGAGGCAGTGGATGCCGCGGTTATCGACAAAACTTAG
- the lpxB gene encoding lipid-A-disaccharide synthase, with protein MKILVVAGETSGDLHGASLLRELGRLNPRVEFFGIGGDEMEEAGVNLLEHVNSVAVVGFTEALRKYPRLRQTFKRVTNAVREKRPPRAILIDYPGFNLRLASRLKRWGVPVTYYICPQLWAWREKRVEAMKNCVDQALCILPFEEEWYHRRGIEANYVGHPLMDHREAEMGREEFIGAYGLDSRRTLVALFPGSRQQEVDRLLPVMTGAMGLLKKRGLDVQAVIGKAPGVELSSHELSGAVVVEETPHLALRHAHIGVIASGTATLEAALYGTPSVVVYKLSGPTWLVARAVTKVPFVSLTNLVAGREILPELLQDQASPRLIADRMATMVESPPEREKILAGLREVKERLGGPGAAKTAARLISERLMGLE; from the coding sequence TTGAAAATTCTTGTGGTTGCGGGCGAAACGTCCGGAGATCTTCACGGGGCGTCGCTCCTCCGAGAACTGGGACGACTGAATCCCCGGGTGGAATTCTTCGGCATAGGCGGAGATGAGATGGAGGAAGCCGGAGTCAATCTCCTGGAACATGTGAACAGTGTTGCGGTGGTGGGATTCACGGAAGCCCTCCGTAAATATCCCCGCCTGAGACAGACCTTCAAAAGGGTGACCAATGCAGTGCGAGAGAAAAGGCCGCCGAGGGCAATCCTTATCGACTATCCAGGATTCAATCTTCGGCTTGCGAGCAGGTTGAAACGGTGGGGCGTTCCGGTGACGTATTACATCTGTCCTCAACTTTGGGCATGGAGGGAAAAACGTGTTGAGGCGATGAAGAATTGTGTGGACCAGGCCCTCTGCATTCTCCCGTTCGAAGAGGAGTGGTATCATCGGCGTGGCATAGAGGCCAATTATGTGGGTCACCCCCTAATGGATCACCGTGAAGCAGAGATGGGCCGTGAGGAGTTCATTGGAGCCTACGGCCTGGACTCTCGACGAACACTGGTAGCGCTTTTCCCCGGGAGTCGACAGCAGGAGGTTGACAGGCTCCTGCCTGTAATGACCGGGGCCATGGGACTACTGAAGAAACGGGGCCTTGACGTTCAAGCCGTCATTGGGAAGGCGCCCGGAGTTGAGCTCAGTTCCCATGAACTTTCCGGCGCGGTTGTGGTAGAGGAAACACCTCATCTGGCCCTGCGACATGCCCATATTGGGGTGATTGCCTCTGGCACAGCGACATTGGAGGCGGCTCTGTACGGGACCCCATCGGTAGTCGTATACAAGTTATCCGGTCCAACCTGGCTGGTGGCCCGAGCTGTTACAAAGGTTCCGTTTGTCTCCCTCACGAACCTGGTTGCTGGCAGGGAAATCCTTCCAGAATTATTGCAGGACCAAGCCAGCCCTCGTCTCATCGCTGACAGAATGGCAACAATGGTAGAATCCCCACCAGAGAGGGAGAAAATCCTGGCGGGCCTTCGAGAAGTCAAAGAAAGACTCGGGGGTCCCGGGGCGGCCAAGACGGCCGCCCGGCTGATCAGTGAAAGACTGATGGGTCTGGAATGA